In one Candidatus Omnitrophota bacterium genomic region, the following are encoded:
- a CDS encoding Bpu10I family restriction endonuclease, protein MNALTSTGRERVDEMTKALNEYKDFLEVELIGKNGSDFIKRQKGQLKLDNSVIEEFLIHLIDKRILGGLPDFKLEVGPQTAFMSLAFTPTSLADLGAKPPVILKEKDADFALGKTIYFKFSSDSGFKASMTSEGKLVLAVLAAECKINLDKTMFQEAAGTASRLKQGCPMSRYYLLVEYLDMEPEDCRLTAIDNVFLLRHAKRLPFEKRTIYKEIKKQHDENPIDSNVIWKFTQEIQNFVSAIWYDPAKVLQQGSFI, encoded by the coding sequence ATGAATGCTCTTACATCAACCGGAAGAGAAAGGGTTGATGAAATGACGAAGGCGTTGAATGAATATAAAGATTTTTTAGAAGTAGAGCTGATTGGCAAGAATGGCTCAGATTTTATCAAGAGGCAAAAAGGGCAATTAAAACTCGACAATTCGGTGATAGAGGAATTTTTAATTCATTTGATCGACAAAAGGATTTTAGGCGGCTTACCAGATTTTAAGTTAGAGGTTGGTCCTCAAACAGCATTCATGTCGTTGGCGTTTACCCCAACAAGTCTCGCTGATCTTGGGGCTAAGCCCCCCGTTATCTTGAAAGAAAAGGATGCTGATTTTGCATTGGGCAAAACGATTTATTTTAAATTCTCTTCTGATTCTGGCTTTAAAGCATCAATGACCAGTGAGGGAAAACTTGTATTAGCTGTTTTAGCTGCGGAATGCAAAATAAATCTCGATAAGACGATGTTTCAGGAAGCGGCAGGTACTGCGTCTCGTTTAAAACAGGGGTGCCCGATGTCTCGATACTACCTACTGGTTGAATACTTGGATATGGAGCCGGAAGACTGCAGATTAACAGCCATTGATAATGTCTTTTTGCTAAGACATGCCAAAAGATTGCCGTTTGAGAAGCGCACCATCTATAAAGAGATTAAGAAGCAACACGATGAAAACCCGATTGATAGTAATGTCATTTGGAAGTTTACTCAGGAGATCCAGAACTTTGTAAGCGCTATTTGGTATGATCCCGCAAAAGTATTGCAGCAAGGGTCTTTTATCTAA
- a CDS encoding ATP-binding protein → MQKSLLKEIILEQEQGRKALDIGIPRAALETVSKHITLPHAVVISGIRRCGKSTLLNQIVDNFYKKGIYYFNFEDERLVDFGVDDFNNLYEAFLEIYGKRKVFFFDEIQNVPKWEVFVRRMQDKGCKFFITGSNASLLSKELGTKLTGRSISIELYPFSFTEFLLFKGVNLPKNGLSYTAERANIKKHFAEYLKHGGMPEYLKYKDPALLKRVYEDILYRDIVARYDIKQVKALRELGLYLLSNIGGTFAYNNLKRILGLGSMNTVRSYADFLENSFLIFLISKFSYSLKQQFLALKKIYCIDNGLAESVAFQFSKNKGKFLENLVFLELKRKCPEIYYYKTSNNLEVDFLIKTGRKDLRLIQVTDNLDNEKTRQREFNSLIKAMDELKLKSALILTEDTDEEIKLKRKIIIVKSIYRWLMEGLS, encoded by the coding sequence ATGCAGAAATCCTTATTAAAAGAAATAATCCTAGAGCAGGAGCAAGGCCGTAAGGCTCTTGATATAGGTATTCCAAGGGCTGCGTTAGAAACAGTTTCCAAGCACATAACCTTGCCTCACGCTGTGGTTATTTCAGGAATCCGGCGCTGCGGTAAATCCACTCTGCTTAATCAAATAGTCGATAATTTCTACAAAAAAGGCATTTATTATTTCAATTTTGAGGATGAACGCCTTGTAGATTTCGGAGTAGATGACTTTAATAATCTTTATGAGGCATTCTTAGAGATCTATGGGAAAAGAAAAGTTTTCTTCTTCGATGAGATACAGAATGTTCCTAAATGGGAAGTCTTTGTGCGCCGGATGCAGGATAAGGGTTGCAAGTTCTTTATCACCGGCTCGAATGCCTCACTCTTAAGCAAAGAACTGGGCACGAAGTTGACCGGTAGAAGCATAAGTATAGAACTGTATCCATTTTCTTTTACGGAATTTCTTTTGTTTAAAGGAGTTAACCTCCCTAAAAATGGCCTTTCTTACACAGCTGAAAGGGCGAACATAAAGAAACACTTTGCAGAATACTTAAAGCACGGAGGCATGCCCGAATACTTAAAATATAAGGATCCGGCGTTATTAAAAAGAGTGTATGAGGATATTCTCTACCGGGATATTGTGGCAAGGTACGATATCAAGCAGGTTAAGGCTTTACGTGAACTAGGTCTCTATCTCTTAAGCAACATAGGTGGGACATTTGCCTATAATAACCTGAAGCGAATATTGGGACTAGGGAGCATGAATACCGTAAGAAGTTATGCCGATTTTCTAGAAAACAGCTTTTTGATATTTTTAATAAGTAAATTTTCCTATTCCTTAAAGCAGCAGTTTTTGGCGCTTAAGAAGATCTACTGCATAGATAACGGCTTGGCGGAGTCCGTAGCATTTCAGTTCTCAAAGAACAAAGGCAAATTCTTGGAAAACCTGGTATTCCTTGAGCTCAAACGGAAATGCCCGGAGATTTATTATTATAAAACCTCAAATAATCTGGAAGTCGATTTCTTAATAAAGACCGGCAGGAAGGATTTAAGGCTTATTCAAGTAACGGATAACTTAGATAATGAAAAGACAAGACAAAGGGAGTTTAATTCTCTTATCAAGGCCATGGATGAGCTAAAGCTAAAATCTGCGCTTATCCTGACTGAAGATACGGATGAGGAAATAAAGTTAAAAAGAAAGATTATTATAGTGAAGTCAATTTATAGGTGGCTCATGGAGGGATTATCGTGA
- a CDS encoding zeta toxin family protein — protein sequence MNNHKNVYIIAGPNGSGKTTFAREFLPNYAKCPNFVNADLIAQGLSPFSPQQVAIKAGKLVLQQVREFMDRNIDFGFETTLAGKSYLRHFRKLKEKGYRLHLFFLWIPSSNLAIARIKDRVAEGGHDVPNEDVKRRFERSIVNFFKIYRPLLNTWLLFDNSEKKPRLIAKKDNSHIDVRNDILFQKILNKAGANL from the coding sequence ATGAATAACCATAAAAATGTTTACATAATAGCCGGGCCTAATGGTTCAGGCAAGACTACATTTGCAAGAGAGTTTTTGCCCAACTATGCAAAATGTCCGAATTTCGTCAACGCTGATCTTATTGCGCAAGGATTATCTCCATTTTCACCACAGCAGGTAGCGATTAAAGCCGGAAAGCTTGTTTTACAACAAGTAAGAGAATTTATGGACAGGAATATTGATTTTGGCTTTGAAACTACTCTTGCAGGCAAAAGCTATTTAAGGCATTTTCGGAAGTTAAAAGAAAAAGGATACAGGCTTCATCTTTTCTTTCTATGGATACCGAGTTCTAATCTAGCCATAGCTCGTATTAAAGATAGAGTCGCCGAAGGCGGGCATGATGTACCAAACGAGGATGTAAAAAGGCGATTTGAGAGAAGCATCGTTAATTTCTTCAAGATATATCGTCCGTTACTAAATACATGGTTATTGTTTGATAATTCAGAGAAAAAACCCCGACTGATTGCGAAGAAGGATAATTCACATATTGATGTCCGGAATGACATTTTGTTTCAGAAGATATTAAATAAAGCAGGAGCTAACTTATGA
- a CDS encoding type II toxin-antitoxin system RelE/ParE family toxin — protein sequence MYKVAYLDSVEEDLKGLDRPTVKKILARIETYLAQDPKGLGKPLKGEFQGYWRYRWGDYRVIYRIAEREILIIILRISHRKEVYT from the coding sequence GTGTATAAAGTCGCCTATCTTGATTCGGTTGAAGAAGACCTTAAGGGGCTCGATAGGCCTACGGTTAAAAAGATTCTTGCCCGTATTGAAACTTATCTTGCGCAAGACCCTAAAGGATTGGGAAAACCATTAAAAGGGGAGTTTCAGGGATACTGGCGATACCGCTGGGGGGATTACCGCGTTATCTACAGAATAGCGGAACGTGAGATTTTAATTATTATCTTACGTATTAGCCATAGAAAAGAAGTTTATACTTAG
- a CDS encoding Fic family protein: MPFNPKYTITDKILNNLTAITSAREVIEQAHLVPKWEAKLRRDALVRNTHSSTAIEGNKLTLEQVKALAEGKDVIATNKDKIEALNYIEALERIPSLAEKEKFKVADLLNIHRIITKNVMQNTADSGVLRNRQVFVGKRIFDGTTFKEVIEYMPPKTEEVPQLVQEFTEWLNLDKSWGLNPVLLAGIVHYEIARIHPFIDGNGRTARLVATLILYLSGLDHRRIFALDDYYDRDRQAYYAALKTAQTSNGDITKWLEYFTDGILYSVNEAKDAVLKVGSKRKNGQAQIALTPKQMKIVEYININGKVTNRELQGIFKISAQAVHKELVKLVELKVIKSVGEGRALHYILV, encoded by the coding sequence ATGCCATTTAATCCAAAATACACAATTACCGACAAAATCTTAAATAACCTTACGGCTATAACTTCGGCACGCGAGGTTATTGAGCAGGCTCATTTGGTGCCAAAATGGGAGGCGAAATTAAGGCGCGATGCTTTAGTGCGCAATACTCATTCTTCTACTGCTATTGAGGGCAACAAATTAACGCTTGAACAAGTTAAAGCTTTGGCTGAGGGCAAAGACGTTATTGCCACGAATAAGGACAAGATAGAAGCTTTGAATTATATTGAAGCATTAGAAAGGATTCCCAGTCTTGCCGAAAAAGAAAAATTCAAAGTCGCAGATTTATTAAATATTCATAGAATCATAACCAAAAATGTAATGCAAAACACCGCAGATTCAGGTGTCCTTAGGAACCGGCAGGTCTTTGTCGGCAAAAGAATTTTTGATGGCACAACTTTCAAGGAAGTCATAGAATATATGCCGCCAAAAACTGAAGAAGTGCCGCAGCTTGTTCAAGAATTTACAGAGTGGCTCAATCTTGATAAATCCTGGGGGCTTAATCCTGTACTTTTGGCAGGCATTGTTCATTATGAGATAGCAAGAATTCACCCCTTTATCGATGGCAATGGAAGAACGGCGAGATTAGTAGCAACGCTAATTTTATATTTGAGCGGCCTTGATCATAGGAGAATTTTTGCTCTGGATGATTATTATGACAGGGATAGACAGGCTTATTACGCCGCCTTAAAGACAGCTCAAACCAGTAATGGAGATATTACCAAGTGGCTTGAGTATTTTACCGATGGCATACTTTATTCGGTTAATGAAGCTAAGGATGCCGTTTTAAAAGTTGGCTCCAAAAGGAAGAACGGCCAGGCGCAAATTGCTCTTACGCCGAAACAGATGAAGATAGTAGAATATATTAATATTAATGGTAAGGTAACTAATAGGGAACTACAGGGGATATTCAAAATCTCTGCTCAAGCTGTTCATAAGGAATTAGTGAAGCTCGTAGAACTTAAGGTGATTAAGTCAGTAGGCGAAGGCAGGGCTTTGCATTACATTTTGGTTTAG
- a CDS encoding ATP-binding protein has translation MDNPGLFLNIFVLAGLLAIVSLVIAVFLKTEKVKQLQIIVGQLKKSLEEMDEQAKLVVRTDMELNKAQEELDKKITGLYALQRLSRTISTTLEESQIFMRIEKTSFEELGFEKACGLLWDEKENKFTLRLNIGYAADEIGAIQQTVNSDKDNYLDLIKKERAFSSVSLSKDIAFGQKINEAFKVDSFVIAPILAKEANKGFLLVGTENTDVSVNEGDEELITILSNQIGQALENARLFEKTWNAQQELEKKVEERTRELTLAMEAIKKVSKRKNDFISSVSHELRTPLTSIKGYAAILIAEKLGHLPSEAKERLEKINRHSDELVHMVNDLLDIARIESGRIVMKMQGQDLKDILAAASDLVSIQSKNKNIKLTQDVQKGLPLVLADHDQIERVFINLLSNAVKFTPDNGRITVKAYTKDKMVQVDISDTGVGIPEDALPKLFEEFYRVDNAINQQVKGTGLGLSLVKHIIEAHNGKIWVESKAGKGSTFSFTLPLA, from the coding sequence ATGGATAACCCGGGCCTCTTCTTAAACATATTCGTGCTGGCAGGTTTGCTGGCTATTGTTTCTCTCGTTATCGCCGTCTTCCTGAAGACAGAAAAGGTCAAGCAACTGCAGATAATTGTGGGCCAGCTGAAGAAATCCCTGGAAGAAATGGACGAGCAGGCTAAGCTGGTTGTGCGCACGGATATGGAACTCAACAAAGCCCAGGAAGAACTGGATAAAAAAATAACCGGCCTTTACGCCCTGCAGAGGCTGTCCCGGACAATCAGCACCACCCTAGAAGAAAGCCAGATCTTTATGCGCATCGAGAAGACTTCTTTTGAGGAATTGGGCTTTGAAAAGGCCTGCGGCTTATTGTGGGACGAAAAAGAAAATAAATTCACCCTGCGCCTGAATATCGGTTACGCGGCAGATGAAATCGGGGCAATCCAACAGACGGTGAACTCCGATAAAGATAATTACCTGGATTTGATAAAAAAAGAAAGGGCATTCTCCTCTGTCTCGTTATCTAAAGATATTGCCTTTGGGCAAAAAATAAACGAGGCCTTTAAGGTGGACTCCTTTGTAATAGCGCCTATCCTGGCCAAAGAGGCAAATAAGGGGTTCTTGCTTGTGGGTACGGAGAATACAGACGTCTCCGTCAACGAAGGAGACGAAGAATTAATTACCATCTTGAGCAATCAAATCGGCCAGGCGCTGGAAAACGCCCGTTTATTTGAAAAGACCTGGAACGCGCAGCAGGAACTGGAGAAAAAAGTAGAGGAAAGGACGCGCGAATTGACTTTGGCTATGGAGGCGATAAAAAAGGTGAGCAAACGCAAAAATGATTTTATCTCCAGCGTCTCGCACGAATTAAGGACCCCCCTCACTTCTATCAAGGGCTACGCGGCTATACTTATCGCTGAAAAGCTGGGGCATTTGCCTAGCGAGGCGAAAGAACGCCTGGAAAAAATCAACCGCCACAGCGACGAGCTGGTGCACATGGTCAATGACCTTTTGGATATTGCCCGCATTGAATCCGGCAGGATAGTAATGAAGATGCAGGGGCAGGACTTAAAAGACATCCTTGCCGCTGCCTCTGATCTGGTCTCAATACAATCTAAAAATAAAAATATCAAGCTCACCCAGGACGTGCAGAAAGGCCTGCCCCTTGTTTTGGCGGACCACGACCAGATAGAGCGCGTATTCATCAACCTCCTGAGTAATGCAGTCAAATTTACTCCTGATAACGGAAGGATAACCGTCAAGGCATACACTAAAGATAAAATGGTGCAGGTGGATATATCCGATACGGGAGTAGGCATACCTGAAGATGCGCTTCCTAAGTTATTCGAGGAATTTTACCGTGTAGATAATGCCATAAACCAACAGGTCAAAGGCACGGGGTTAGGGCTGTCTCTGGTAAAGCATATTATTGAAGCGCATAATGGAAAGATTTGGGTAGAAAGTAAAGCGGGTAAAGGAAGCACTTTTAGCTTTACCCTGCCGTTAGCATAA
- a CDS encoding response regulator, which yields MPKPKVLLADDDPDILDVLEITLSEENYEILKAKDGEEAMRIIRSKPLDLVLLDYNMPKMNGRQVCAEVKKDILLRHLPIIMVTGKGEIDDKVGGINAGADDYIVKPFEPKELLARIHMVLRRTEIDLEANPLTRLPGNVSILNELSRRIENKAPFAVCYLDLDKFKTYNDTYGFEHGDEVIRQTARILIQATHDLGHPDDFIGHIGGDDFVIVTTPDTADNLCKRIIADFEKTAPSFYNEKDRKNGYIIGHDRRGKEEKMPLVSISIGVVTNESRKIEHVAQIGEIGAELKSYAKSLERSNYVKDKRK from the coding sequence GTGCCTAAACCGAAAGTATTACTTGCGGATGATGACCCCGATATCCTGGATGTACTGGAGATCACCCTCTCCGAGGAGAATTACGAAATCTTAAAGGCCAAAGATGGGGAAGAGGCCATGCGCATCATCAGGTCTAAACCGCTGGATCTTGTCCTGCTTGATTACAATATGCCTAAGATGAACGGCCGCCAGGTCTGCGCAGAAGTCAAAAAAGATATACTTTTACGGCATTTGCCCATCATCATGGTCACCGGCAAAGGCGAAATAGACGACAAGGTAGGCGGTATTAACGCCGGCGCGGATGATTATATCGTCAAGCCTTTTGAGCCTAAAGAACTCTTAGCCCGTATTCATATGGTATTAAGGCGCACGGAAATAGACCTGGAGGCAAATCCTCTAACGCGCCTGCCGGGTAATGTCTCCATACTCAATGAACTTTCCCGCCGCATAGAAAACAAGGCCCCCTTCGCTGTCTGCTACCTGGACTTAGACAAGTTTAAGACATATAACGACACTTACGGCTTTGAGCATGGCGACGAGGTAATCCGCCAGACCGCGCGCATATTAATACAGGCGACGCATGACCTCGGCCACCCTGACGATTTCATCGGCCATATAGGCGGCGATGATTTTGTAATCGTTACTACGCCTGATACCGCGGATAACCTCTGTAAAAGGATAATCGCTGATTTTGAAAAGACAGCCCCCTCCTTCTATAATGAAAAGGACAGGAAGAATGGTTATATCATCGGCCACGACCGGCGGGGAAAAGAAGAAAAAATGCCTTTGGTATCCATATCTATCGGGGTAGTCACAAACGAATCCCGCAAGATAGAGCACGTGGCTCAGATAGGCGAGATCGGCGCGGAATTAAAATCCTATGCCAAGAGTTTGGAGAGGAGTAACTACGTAAAAGATAAGCGTAAATAG
- a CDS encoding DNA methyltransferase, producing MPITLEQTKLDVINKSRSNIFNWRGQFTPQFVEYILHKFSTKGDVVLDPFCGSGTVLQESAMAGLSSIGLEISPAAHAMAKFYSFCNLNRDQRQAIFDSLIAKLNKAVKPYDNLPLLNADRLLFRDRYRNLLGFGRQLLEQIKDKQEKLLALLVLFYAEDSPKEDLPSAIYRAQNNLRGHLLSLPYTEVSIQAELCDARLSHQCLKSKANLIITSPPYINVFNYHQNYRAIIELLGFDILKVAESEMGSNRKNRANRFKTVLQYCLDMELALQSFANCLNHEGHLIMVIGRESRVRGIPFYNSLIVKEIILSLKCFKLTGVSQRGFINRFGERIYEDILVAERNHAIPQLGSVRDIAIEHLKKGLMQSEKDIKSDILGALAEAKSVIPSPFFSRKEII from the coding sequence ATGCCAATAACGCTTGAACAAACAAAACTGGATGTAATAAATAAAAGTAGATCTAATATCTTCAATTGGAGAGGACAGTTTACTCCCCAATTCGTAGAATATATTTTGCATAAATTCTCAACTAAGGGCGATGTTGTCCTTGATCCTTTCTGTGGTAGTGGTACGGTGTTACAAGAATCTGCTATGGCTGGGCTTTCATCAATCGGGCTAGAAATTAGCCCCGCTGCTCATGCAATGGCCAAATTTTATAGTTTTTGTAACTTAAATAGAGATCAGCGGCAAGCAATATTTGATTCTTTAATTGCAAAACTTAACAAGGCCGTAAAGCCTTATGATAATTTACCGCTGTTAAATGCAGATAGACTTTTATTCAGAGACCGGTATCGAAATTTACTCGGATTTGGTAGGCAGCTATTAGAACAAATTAAAGATAAACAAGAAAAATTATTAGCTCTTTTAGTCTTATTCTACGCAGAAGATTCTCCTAAAGAAGATTTGCCTTCAGCTATCTATAGGGCGCAGAATAATCTAAGGGGTCACCTGCTTTCTTTGCCTTATACCGAAGTAAGTATTCAGGCGGAGCTTTGCGATGCCCGCTTATCCCACCAGTGTTTGAAATCGAAAGCCAACCTTATTATTACCAGCCCGCCTTATATTAATGTTTTTAATTATCATCAGAACTATCGGGCAATCATCGAACTTTTGGGTTTTGATATCCTGAAGGTTGCTGAGAGCGAAATGGGATCAAATCGTAAGAATCGAGCCAATCGTTTTAAGACTGTATTGCAGTATTGCTTGGACATGGAATTAGCTCTTCAGAGCTTTGCAAATTGCCTAAATCATGAAGGGCACCTTATCATGGTAATAGGCAGGGAATCCAGAGTTCGAGGTATCCCGTTTTATAATTCATTAATCGTTAAAGAAATAATTCTATCTCTTAAATGTTTTAAATTAACCGGAGTGAGTCAAAGAGGATTTATAAATAGGTTCGGTGAAAGAATATATGAGGATATTCTTGTTGCCGAACGAAATCATGCTATACCTCAACTGGGTAGCGTTAGAGACATCGCCATAGAGCATTTGAAAAAAGGACTAATGCAATCAGAGAAGGATATCAAAAGCGATATTCTCGGAGCTTTGGCGGAAGCAAAATCAGTTATCCCGTCGCCATTTTTTAGCAGAAAGGAAATCATATAA
- a CDS encoding FIST N-terminal domain-containing protein — protein sequence MNVGVGLSTEKNPALAVKEALRSATYNLASEKIDLAIVFSSINFSSVNLLKALSISLGEVPLLGCSSAAIISNQGIFKHGLVIMLLSFSDNVYFNTACVRDIKTKGSLNAGRELGEQLGYGFRNVRRCFGVVFSDGLIDDCSGLLCGMQERLGRSLPLVGASASDDMRFLKTYLYFNRELLSDAAAGILWGGKLNFGLGLRHGWKGLGKPHTVTKSEGNIIYEIDERPAAMLYEEYLAKNIAELRQEIKRISMLYPIGIDMPQEEECILRNVLSIGDSGSLRLQGNITEGSSIKLMIGTKESCLAATRKAVEEAKKLSSSPMEKSGIKNFILVFNSASRYMLLRRDAPLELEIIKEGFGKNTPVIGLYTYGEQAPLRAIRYQGQAYFHNQAIAILNVGG from the coding sequence ATGAATGTAGGCGTGGGCTTAAGCACAGAAAAGAACCCTGCCCTCGCCGTTAAAGAAGCCCTGAGATCAGCTACTTATAATCTGGCCAGCGAAAAAATCGACTTAGCCATTGTATTCAGCTCTATAAATTTCTCTTCTGTTAATTTATTAAAAGCCCTGAGTATTTCTTTAGGGGAGGTGCCGCTTTTAGGCTGTAGCAGCGCAGCCATAATTTCTAATCAGGGCATATTTAAACACGGCCTGGTAATCATGCTTTTAAGTTTCTCCGACAACGTCTATTTTAACACTGCCTGCGTCAGGGATATAAAAACAAAGGGCTCCCTGAATGCCGGGAGGGAACTGGGCGAACAATTAGGATATGGTTTCCGTAATGTGCGCAGGTGCTTCGGCGTAGTTTTTTCCGACGGTTTAATAGATGACTGTTCCGGGCTGCTCTGCGGAATGCAGGAAAGATTAGGCAGGAGTTTACCCTTAGTAGGCGCTTCTGCCTCGGATGATATGCGTTTCTTAAAGACCTATTTGTATTTCAACCGGGAGCTCCTCAGTGACGCCGCAGCAGGGATACTCTGGGGCGGAAAATTAAATTTTGGCTTAGGCTTAAGGCATGGCTGGAAAGGCCTGGGTAAACCCCATACCGTCACTAAATCAGAAGGCAATATCATTTATGAAATAGACGAACGGCCGGCAGCTATGCTCTATGAAGAATACCTGGCAAAGAATATAGCCGAGCTACGCCAGGAAATAAAACGTATCTCCATGCTCTATCCGATAGGCATAGACATGCCCCAGGAAGAAGAGTGTATCTTAAGGAACGTCCTTTCTATAGGCGATAGCGGGTCATTGCGCCTGCAGGGCAATATCACCGAAGGCAGCTCCATAAAATTAATGATCGGCACAAAAGAATCCTGCCTGGCTGCGACCCGAAAGGCAGTAGAAGAAGCCAAAAAACTCTCATCCAGCCCTATGGAGAAGAGTGGTATAAAAAATTTTATCCTGGTCTTTAACTCGGCCTCCAGGTATATGTTATTAAGAAGGGATGCGCCCTTAGAACTGGAAATCATTAAGGAAGGTTTCGGCAAAAACACGCCTGTAATCGGCCTCTATACTTACGGCGAACAGGCGCCCTTAAGGGCAATCCGTTACCAGGGCCAGGCATATTTTCATAATCAGGCTATTGCTATTCTAAACGTCGGGGGCTAG
- a CDS encoding ThiF family adenylyltransferase — translation MITIPSEYINNNWKKLLDTKILPITLSEWDDGDAYSLSSMGACPSQKEVYGAIVIGECDTKEYQIVVQLIKVSAEQPFDYVSPTGEKFKAVSYSNADKTKDEKIVTHIVNVGYEISSRHHGLIETGLLKDSSVLILGLGTGGIQIAINLAKCGVGNFHLIDPDRLEIGNICRHQAGISHIGRQKVLVARDLLLEKNPDIKAYPYPIKADETTKDKIQEIIKGVDLIICATDNRESKLLINAINIDFKKPMLFSGAFRRAYGGQVLRVYPGETACYHCFLLGMPDVETDQEISSVANANEIAYSDMPVPIEPGLAIDVEPIATMTSKLALQELIKGKDSTLHVLDKDFSANWYFWLNRPEPNTKYSAFPPLSDSIDEMTILRWYGVFFDKDEACPTCGNFEKTLREQYSLEPNENAQPESSSLPPDIKL, via the coding sequence ATGATTACCATACCTTCGGAATATATAAATAATAACTGGAAGAAGCTCCTTGATACTAAAATCTTACCAATCACTTTATCAGAGTGGGATGACGGGGATGCTTATTCATTGAGTTCAATGGGAGCGTGTCCGAGCCAAAAAGAAGTTTACGGAGCAATAGTTATCGGCGAATGTGATACCAAGGAGTATCAGATTGTGGTTCAGTTAATAAAAGTTTCTGCTGAGCAGCCTTTTGATTACGTATCACCGACAGGCGAAAAATTTAAAGCGGTTTCTTATTCTAATGCGGACAAAACAAAAGATGAAAAAATAGTTACGCATATAGTTAATGTTGGCTATGAAATTTCGTCAAGACATCACGGCTTAATCGAAACAGGCCTGCTAAAGGATAGTTCTGTTTTAATACTCGGATTGGGGACGGGAGGGATTCAAATTGCTATTAATCTCGCAAAGTGTGGCGTTGGAAATTTCCATCTTATTGATCCTGACAGGCTTGAGATTGGGAATATATGCCGGCACCAGGCTGGTATATCCCACATTGGCAGACAAAAAGTTCTTGTAGCTAGAGATTTGTTGTTGGAAAAGAACCCGGATATTAAAGCTTACCCATATCCAATAAAAGCGGATGAAACTACCAAAGATAAAATACAAGAAATAATCAAAGGCGTGGATTTAATTATATGTGCTACAGATAATCGGGAAAGCAAGCTGTTGATTAACGCTATTAATATAGATTTCAAGAAGCCTATGCTTTTCTCGGGAGCTTTCCGCAGGGCGTATGGAGGGCAGGTGCTAAGAGTGTATCCCGGGGAGACTGCCTGTTACCATTGTTTTTTATTAGGCATGCCTGATGTTGAGACAGACCAAGAGATTTCATCAGTTGCCAACGCTAATGAGATCGCATATTCTGATATGCCTGTGCCAATTGAACCCGGGTTGGCTATAGATGTTGAGCCTATTGCTACAATGACTTCAAAATTGGCCTTACAGGAGTTGATAAAAGGCAAAGATTCTACGTTGCATGTCCTGGACAAAGATTTTTCAGCAAATTGGTATTTTTGGCTTAATCGGCCAGAACCCAATACAAAATATTCAGCATTTCCTCCTTTAAGTGACAGTATTGATGAAATGACAATATTGCGCTGGTACGGTGTATTTTTTGATAAAGACGAAGCCTGTCCAACTTGTGGCAATTTTGAGAAGACGTTACGAGAACAATATAGCCTTGAACCAAATGAAAATGCTCAACCGGAAAGTTCTTCACTGCCACCGGATATTAAGCTATAA
- a CDS encoding DNA-binding protein: MTILKAFRLPVGLVNRLSSLAKATHRSEKFYVAEALAHYLEDYADAQIAKDRFNDPKSKIITGTELRKQLGV; this comes from the coding sequence ATGACTATATTAAAAGCCTTTCGTTTACCGGTTGGGTTGGTAAATAGGCTGTCTAGCCTGGCAAAAGCCACGCACCGCAGCGAAAAATTTTATGTTGCTGAGGCCTTAGCCCATTATTTGGAGGATTACGCCGATGCGCAAATTGCCAAAGACCGCTTTAACGACCCCAAATCAAAAATTATCACTGGCACAGAGCTAAGGAAACAGCTTGGTGTATAA